From Nycticebus coucang isolate mNycCou1 chromosome 6, mNycCou1.pri, whole genome shotgun sequence, the proteins below share one genomic window:
- the LOC128589132 gene encoding gem-associated protein 7-like, which produces MQTPLTIPVPVLRLPQGPDGSIRGFAPDGRRAPLNPKIPEIQECPIVQESLESQEQQARAILRERYLRSLLAMVGHQVSFTLHKGVHVAAHFGATDLDVANFHVSQLQTPIGVQAEALLRCSDIISYTFKP; this is translated from the coding sequence ATGCAGACTCCTCTGACCATTCCTGTGCCTGTGCTCCGGCTCCCCCAGGGCCCTGATGGCTCGATCCGTGGCTTTGCCCCTGATGGACGCAGGGCCCCCTTAAATCCCAAGATTCCTGAAATCCAGGAGTGTCCCATAGTTCAAGAATCTCTGGAATCCCAGGAACAGCAGGCCCGAGCTATCCTTCGAGAGCGCTACCTCCGCAGCCTGCTGGCCATGGTGGGTCATCAGGTGAGCTTCACGTTGCACAAGGGTGTGCATGTGGCTGCCCACTTTGGAGCTACCGACCTGGACGTAGCCAACTTCCATGTGTCACAGCTGCAGACTCCCATAGGTGTGCAAGCTGAGGCGCTGCTCCGATGTAGTGACATTATTTCATACACCTTCAAGCCATAA